One region of Alosa alosa isolate M-15738 ecotype Scorff River chromosome 1, AALO_Geno_1.1, whole genome shotgun sequence genomic DNA includes:
- the LOC125307731 gene encoding microsomal triglyceride transfer protein large subunit has translation MQQHGVVACLLLSLFSFIALAEGVAPGPRLDNRRLYRFSYSTDFQLDRAQGSRLGATGFKISSGVDINLAWRNPDNEDEQLLRVEISNVQIENALPRSAKHNIFKGSSAADILGQTKLAALQTPFMVYWKHGKVRSLFCIKGEPTTIKNLKRGVASMLMMQLRGGKMFEADVSGKCVVEYKATKSQVTRTKNMDTCKTKETGFTTHSQVLGVTTKSSSVTSITLENNFIKSAVAEEIHSLSMNAHHAVSARVTSRQTLTLETTEAGPEEVAGKDAVGVVKSLNDNLISVGIMAEKIKIKCKNCPKLMDVWQDVKKDLEPENLSKATAPRSFLNLIQSLRKASSVDILQVLANCSKPSLPQLVDAVTSAQTPASLDAILKFLDFSKKDGLILQERFLYACGFASHPDEKMLQTLLDISKGKVANTDIKESLVIIMGALVRKLCLKGGCELSTVTQVKQMLLEGPDSTQDEAQVQMYLLGLKNSLLPEAIPLLAKYAESEVGGFSTIAITALQRYDVALITKEVKHALNRVYHQTRRVYEKNVRVAAADGILSSDPSYMEVNNLLLSIGHLPHEMNKYMVSKIEDVLRFEMSASKIVRQVMKDMISHNYDRFAKVGSSSSYSGYMAKATDVTSTYSLDILYSGSGILRRSNMNIFGLSNVALLHGLQVAIEAQGMESLIAATPDEGEEDLESFAGMSALLFDVQLRPVTFFKGYSDLMSKIFSMSGDPMSVVKGLILLTDHSQVIQLQSGLRANAELQGGLAIDISGGMEVSLWYRESKTSINNRGALVVAGDVTVDADFVSTGMEVSFETEASLDFITTVQFSEYPFLVCMQMEKTTFPFREVLAKFERLPQGKQFVSRRGRSQLVPGSEFPLHQANSDMCKRIHAEDDW, from the exons ATGCAACAGCACGGCGTGGTCGCTTGTCTACTCCTCTCACTGTTTTCCTTCATTGCCTTAGCAGAGG GTGTGGCCCCGGGCCCTCGGCTGGACAACCGCCGGCTGTATCGCTTCAGCTACAGCACTGACTTCCAGCTGGACCGTGCGCAGGGTTCGCGCCTCGGGGCCACAGGCTTCAAGATCTCCAGCGGAGTGGACATTAACTTGGCGTGGAGGAACCCTGACAATGAGGATGAACAGCTACTCCGTGTCGAG ATCTCAAATGTCCAGATTGAGAATGCGCTCCCGCGCTCCGCCAAACATAACATCTTCAAGGGCTCCTCTGCTGCGGACATTCTTGGACAAACCAAACTGGCGGCACTGCAGACCCCATTTATGGTGTACTGGAAGCATGGAAAG GTGAGGAGCCTCTTTTGCATCAAAGGCGAGCCTACCACCATCAAGAATCTGAAAAGGGGCGTGGCCAGCATGCTGATGATGCAGCTCAGGGGTGGCAAGATGTTTGAG GCCGATGTTTCGGGAAAGTGTGTTGTGGAGTACAAGGCTACCAAGAGCCAGGTGACCCGAACAAAAAACATGGACACCTGTAAAACCAAAGAGACTGGCTTCACCACCCACAGTCAG GTTCTTGGTGTGACCACCAAATCAAGCTCAGTCACCTCCATCACACTTGAAAATAACTTCATCAAGTCGGCTGTGGCCGAGGAGATCCACTCCCTGTCTATGAATGCCCACCATGCTGTGTCTGCCCGCGTTACCTCCAG ACAAACACTAACGCTGGAGACCACTGAGGCTGGACCAGAGGAGGTTGCTGGGAAGGATGCTGTTGGAGTGGTCAAATCACTCAATGACAATCTGATTTCTGTGGGCATCATGGCAGAGAAGATCAAGATCAAGTGTAAAAACTGCCCCAAG CTGATGGACGTGTGGCAGGACGTGAAGAAGGACCTGGAGCCGGAGAACCTGTCCAAAGCCACGGCCCCTCGCAGCTTCCTCAACCTCATTCAGAGCCTGAGGAAAGCCAGCAGTGTGGACATCTTGCAAGTGCTAGCAAACTGCAGCAAGCCTTCCCT GCCTCAACTGGTGGATGCCGTCACCTCCGCTCAGACCCCTGCCTCCCTGGACGCAATCTTGAAATTCTTGGACTTCTCCAAGAAGGACGGGCTGATTCTTCAGGAACGCTTCCTCTACGCCTGCGGCTTTGCCTCCCACCCCGATGAGAAGATGCTCCAGACTCTACTG gACATTTCAAAGGGAAAGGTTGCCAACACTGATATCAAGGAGTCTTTGGTAATCATCATGGGGGCCTTGGTGAGAAAGCTTTGCCTGAAAGGAGGATGTGAACTGTCG ACTGTAACGCAGGTGAAGCAGATGCTGCTCGAGGGCCCGGACAGCACGCAGGACGAGGCCCAGGTCCAGATGTACCTGCTGGGCTTGAAGAACTCCCTGCTGCCCGAGGCCATCCCACTGCTGGCCAAGTATGCCGAGTCTGAGGTCGGAGGCTTCAGCACCATCGCCATCACTGCCCTGCAAAGATACGATGTTGCCCTTATCACCAAAGAG GTCAAGCATGCCCTGAACCGCGTGTACCATCAGACCCGGCGGGTGTACGAGAAGAACGTGAGGGTAGCGGCGGCCGACGGCATCCTCAGCAGTGACCCCTCTTACATGGAGGTGAACAATCTCCTCCTGTCCATTGGCCATCTCCCGCACGAGATGAACAAGTACATGGTCTCCAAGATCGAGGATGTCCTGCGCTTCGAAATGTCTGCCAG TAAAATAGTTCGTCAAGTGATGAAGGACATGATCTCTCACAACTATGACCGCTTTGCCAAGGTCGGATCATCATCCTCATATTCTGGCTACATGGCGA AGGCCACTGATGTCACTTCCACCTACAGTCTGGACATCCTGTATTCTGGCTCAGGCATCCTGAGAAGGAGCAACATGAACATATTTGGCCTCAGCAATGTCGCCCTCCTTCATGGACTCCAG GTGGCTATCGAGGCTCAGGGCATGGAGTCTTTAATTGCAGCCACCCCTGACGAGGGAGAGGAGGACCTGGAATCATTCGCTGGGATGTCTGCCCTGCTCTTCGATGTCCAGCTCCGTCCTGTGACCTTCTTCAAGGGCTACAGTGACCTCATGTCTAAGATATTCTCTATGTCCGGGGACCCCATGAGTGTAGTAAAGGGCCTGATTCTCCTGACAGACCATTCCCAG GTCATCCAGTTGCAGTCTGGACTGAGGGCCAATGCTGAGCTCCAGGGGGGCCTGGCCATCGACATCTCTGGAGGCATGGAGGTCAGCCTGTGGTACCGCGAATCCAAAACCAGTATCAACAACAG GGGAGCGCTGGTGGTGGCAGGTGACGTGACTGTGGATGCAGACTTTGTAAGCACGGGGATGGAGGTGAGCTTCGAGACGGAGGCGTCTCTGGACTTCATCACCACAGTGCAGTTCTCCGAGTACCCCTTCCTGGTGTGCATGCAGATGGAGAAGACCACCTTCCCCTTCAG GGAGGTGCTGGCCAAGTTCGAGAGGCTGCCTCAGGGCAAGCAGTTTGTGTCTCGGCGAGGCCGGAGCCAGCTGGTGCCGGGCTCGGAGTTCCCTCTCCACCAGGCCAACTCTGACATGTGCAAGCGCATCCACGCCGAGGACGACTGgtag
- the LOC125300790 gene encoding protein TBATA-like isoform X2, whose protein sequence is MIRNRNTMRSSETSDLQYIPCRPLAPPASPIFREPKAVLLTIDEVQSPLSPKPTDTCVHPHRGCNRFGVPSLSAFFSRHNPHSQRVRHIKGIHGQPICWINDMMLGRQATMCRGRPMTPESCLIMCGKIPTAAIGTNSNALPINTLTGLQFFPIKLMDTPTLKLLTHAWRDELRDLTERVGLLIPSKNSRGTSPSRSPNNKEEADIKLQLMLIDTLCQILGMKSISEVQQWLLTAGQREKDLLVNLLCNALDEHQPQPSSSDRSAQESPTVKSVSSNHNMTTGEEEDTKTSGTLTEYMTSKEDTKTKRARSTVTRSRQSTPRPPSDQRRLSSPAVCHLLSPPVLRYTKRAFTPQVPVASSIFQEEWTNYCQ, encoded by the exons ATGATCAGAAATCGGAACACAATGCGCAG CTCAGAGACGTCTGACCTCCAGTACATCCCCTGTCGGCCATTAGCTCCCCCAGCCTCTCCCATCTTCAGAGAGCCCAAGGCGGTTCTGCTCACCATAGACGAGGTCCAGTCGCCCCTGAGCCCCAAACCCACCGACACGTGTGTGCACCCACACCGCGGCTGCAACCGCTTCGGCGTGCCCAGCCTGAGCGCCTTCTTCTCCAGGCACAACCCCCATAGCCAGAGAGTGCGCCACATAAAGG GCATCCATGGTCAGCCCATCTGTTGGATCAATGACATGATGCTCGGCCGCCAGGCAACCATGTGCCGGGGCCGACCCATGACCCCAGAGAGCTGCCTAATTATGTGCGGAAAGATCCCCACCGCAGCCATCGGCACCAACAGCAATGCCCTTCCCATCAACACTCTCACTGGCTTGCAGTTTTTCCCCATCAAGCTCATGGACACCCCTACACTCAAACTGT TAACCCATGCATGGAGAGATGAACTAAGAGACCTGACAGAGAGGGTGGGCCTTCTCATACCCAGCAAGAACTCTAGAG GCACCTCTCCCAGCCGAAGCCCAAACAACAAGGAGGAGGCGGACATCAAACTACAGCTGATG CTGATCGACACCCTGTGTCAGATCTTGGGGATGAAGTCCATTAGTGAGGTGCAACAGTGGTTACTGACTGCAGGGCAAAGag AGAAGGACCTTTTGGTGAACCTGCTATGTAATGCACTGGATGAGCATCAGCCTCAACCCTCATCCAGTGATAGATCAGCCCAGGAAAGCCCTACTGTGAAATCAGTGTCTTCAAACCATAACATGACCACTGGGGAAGAAGAAGACACCAAGACCAG TGGTACATTGACAGAGTACATGACCAGTAAGGAGGACACGAAGACCAAGCGAGCTCGTTCAACAGTGACCCGGAGCAGGCAGAGCACTCCCAGGCCCCCAAGTGACCAGAGGAGGCTGTCCAGCCCAGCCGTGTGCCACCTCCTGTCTCCGCCAGTGCTGCGCTACACCAAACGGGCCTTCACCCCTCAGGTCCCTGTGGCCAGCAGCATCTTTCAGGAGGAATGGACCAACTACTGCCAGTAG
- the LOC125300790 gene encoding protein TBATA-like isoform X1, whose translation MIRNRNTMRSSETSDLQYIPCRPLAPPASPIFREPKAVLLTIDEVQSPLSPKPTDTCVHPHRGCNRFGVPSLSAFFSRHNPHSQRVRHIKGIHGQPICWINDMMLGRQATMCRGRPMTPESCLIMCGKIPTAAIGTNSNALPINTLTGLQFFPIKLMDTPTLKLLTHAWRDELRDLTERVGLLIPSKNSRGTSPSRSPNNKEEADIKLQLMLIDTLCQILGMKSISEVQQWLLTAGQREKDLLVNLLCNALDEHQPQPSSSDRSAQESPTVKSVSSNHNMTTGEEEDTKTRDSLPSNEGFTEYMTSKEDTKTKRARSTVTRSRQSTPRPPSDQRRLSSPAVCHLLSPPVLRYTKRAFTPQVPVASSIFQEEWTNYCQ comes from the exons ATGATCAGAAATCGGAACACAATGCGCAG CTCAGAGACGTCTGACCTCCAGTACATCCCCTGTCGGCCATTAGCTCCCCCAGCCTCTCCCATCTTCAGAGAGCCCAAGGCGGTTCTGCTCACCATAGACGAGGTCCAGTCGCCCCTGAGCCCCAAACCCACCGACACGTGTGTGCACCCACACCGCGGCTGCAACCGCTTCGGCGTGCCCAGCCTGAGCGCCTTCTTCTCCAGGCACAACCCCCATAGCCAGAGAGTGCGCCACATAAAGG GCATCCATGGTCAGCCCATCTGTTGGATCAATGACATGATGCTCGGCCGCCAGGCAACCATGTGCCGGGGCCGACCCATGACCCCAGAGAGCTGCCTAATTATGTGCGGAAAGATCCCCACCGCAGCCATCGGCACCAACAGCAATGCCCTTCCCATCAACACTCTCACTGGCTTGCAGTTTTTCCCCATCAAGCTCATGGACACCCCTACACTCAAACTGT TAACCCATGCATGGAGAGATGAACTAAGAGACCTGACAGAGAGGGTGGGCCTTCTCATACCCAGCAAGAACTCTAGAG GCACCTCTCCCAGCCGAAGCCCAAACAACAAGGAGGAGGCGGACATCAAACTACAGCTGATG CTGATCGACACCCTGTGTCAGATCTTGGGGATGAAGTCCATTAGTGAGGTGCAACAGTGGTTACTGACTGCAGGGCAAAGag AGAAGGACCTTTTGGTGAACCTGCTATGTAATGCACTGGATGAGCATCAGCCTCAACCCTCATCCAGTGATAGATCAGCCCAGGAAAGCCCTACTGTGAAATCAGTGTCTTCAAACCATAACATGACCACTGGGGAAGAAGAAGACACCAAGACCAG AGATTCATTGCCTTCAAATGAAGGATTTACAG AGTACATGACCAGTAAGGAGGACACGAAGACCAAGCGAGCTCGTTCAACAGTGACCCGGAGCAGGCAGAGCACTCCCAGGCCCCCAAGTGACCAGAGGAGGCTGTCCAGCCCAGCCGTGTGCCACCTCCTGTCTCCGCCAGTGCTGCGCTACACCAAACGGGCCTTCACCCCTCAGGTCCCTGTGGCCAGCAGCATCTTTCAGGAGGAATGGACCAACTACTGCCAGTAG
- the LOC125300790 gene encoding protein TBATA-like isoform X3, with the protein MIRNRNTMRSSETSDLQYIPCRPLAPPASPIFREPKAVLLTIDEVQSPLSPKPTDTCVHPHRGCNRFGVPSLSAFFSRHNPHSQRVRHIKGIHGQPICWINDMMLGRQATMCRGRPMTPESCLIMCGKIPTAAIGTNSNALPINTLTGLQFFPIKLMDTPTLKLLTHAWRDELRDLTERVGLLIPSKNSRGTSPSRSPNNKEEADIKLQLMLIDTLCQILGMKSISEVQQWLLTAGQREKDLLVNLLCNALDEHQPQPSSSDRSAQESPTVKSVSSNHNMTTGEEEDTKTRDSLPSNEGFTVVH; encoded by the exons ATGATCAGAAATCGGAACACAATGCGCAG CTCAGAGACGTCTGACCTCCAGTACATCCCCTGTCGGCCATTAGCTCCCCCAGCCTCTCCCATCTTCAGAGAGCCCAAGGCGGTTCTGCTCACCATAGACGAGGTCCAGTCGCCCCTGAGCCCCAAACCCACCGACACGTGTGTGCACCCACACCGCGGCTGCAACCGCTTCGGCGTGCCCAGCCTGAGCGCCTTCTTCTCCAGGCACAACCCCCATAGCCAGAGAGTGCGCCACATAAAGG GCATCCATGGTCAGCCCATCTGTTGGATCAATGACATGATGCTCGGCCGCCAGGCAACCATGTGCCGGGGCCGACCCATGACCCCAGAGAGCTGCCTAATTATGTGCGGAAAGATCCCCACCGCAGCCATCGGCACCAACAGCAATGCCCTTCCCATCAACACTCTCACTGGCTTGCAGTTTTTCCCCATCAAGCTCATGGACACCCCTACACTCAAACTGT TAACCCATGCATGGAGAGATGAACTAAGAGACCTGACAGAGAGGGTGGGCCTTCTCATACCCAGCAAGAACTCTAGAG GCACCTCTCCCAGCCGAAGCCCAAACAACAAGGAGGAGGCGGACATCAAACTACAGCTGATG CTGATCGACACCCTGTGTCAGATCTTGGGGATGAAGTCCATTAGTGAGGTGCAACAGTGGTTACTGACTGCAGGGCAAAGag AGAAGGACCTTTTGGTGAACCTGCTATGTAATGCACTGGATGAGCATCAGCCTCAACCCTCATCCAGTGATAGATCAGCCCAGGAAAGCCCTACTGTGAAATCAGTGTCTTCAAACCATAACATGACCACTGGGGAAGAAGAAGACACCAAGACCAG AGATTCATTGCCTTCAAATGAAGGATTTACAG TGGTACATTGA